One part of the Archangium lipolyticum genome encodes these proteins:
- a CDS encoding sensor histidine kinase, producing MKPDTIATGATQVSPWRGWEVLAASQFASLWEAPIGIAFLDGELRFVRINKALADINGLPPEAHIGRSMPEVLPETPSELVGALRRVLSTGLPLVDIILELRTPATGDEDHHYLVNYHPVRNDAGDIIGLGATVQDITRWRETERALQLSEERFRSLVLSTAQVVWTTDAEGRVVEDSPSWRAFTGQTVEQWMGIGWFNAVHPEDRPRVRQVWLEAVAQRKPYLVEYRVLRPDGRYTPTLARGTPVFNADGSLREWVGINTDISASQRAQEERERLLEELRQAVRARDEFLTVAAHELRTPLTTLTLRLHSLWRDLQAEPGTQLARKAMDQFEAMRRQVKRLSELVDGLLDVNHLEGDRLEVRVEHLELCTLAREVADRLAGEATRAGCTLEVEAECEVPGLWDRKLLEQVLFHLLSNALKYGAGRPVRLRVSQVEGCARLTVRDEGIGIAPEDVPRIFGRYERAVSERHYGGLGLGLYMTRRFVEALGGTVRVESTPGAGATFTVELPPRPPSEEDVRE from the coding sequence ATGAAACCGGACACGATCGCCACGGGCGCCACCCAGGTGTCTCCCTGGAGGGGATGGGAGGTGCTCGCCGCCTCGCAGTTCGCATCCTTGTGGGAGGCCCCCATCGGCATTGCCTTCCTGGATGGGGAGCTGCGCTTCGTGCGCATCAACAAGGCGCTGGCCGACATCAACGGCCTGCCCCCCGAGGCGCACATCGGCAGGAGCATGCCCGAGGTGCTCCCGGAAACTCCCTCGGAGCTGGTGGGGGCGCTCCGGCGCGTGCTGTCCACGGGCCTGCCGCTCGTCGACATCATCCTCGAGCTCCGCACGCCCGCCACCGGAGACGAGGACCACCACTACCTCGTCAACTACCATCCCGTGAGGAACGACGCGGGGGACATCATCGGCCTGGGCGCCACCGTCCAGGACATCACCCGGTGGCGGGAGACCGAGCGGGCGCTCCAACTGAGCGAGGAGCGCTTCCGCTCACTGGTGCTGTCTACCGCCCAGGTGGTGTGGACGACGGATGCCGAGGGCCGGGTGGTGGAGGACAGCCCCAGCTGGCGAGCCTTCACCGGCCAGACGGTGGAGCAGTGGATGGGCATCGGATGGTTCAATGCCGTCCACCCGGAGGATCGCCCGCGGGTCCGTCAGGTCTGGCTCGAGGCCGTGGCCCAGCGGAAGCCCTACCTGGTGGAGTACCGGGTGCTGCGGCCCGATGGGCGCTACACCCCCACCCTCGCCCGAGGAACCCCCGTCTTCAACGCCGATGGCTCGCTGCGCGAGTGGGTGGGCATCAATACCGATATCTCCGCCAGCCAGCGGGCACAGGAAGAGCGAGAGCGGCTCCTCGAGGAGCTGCGGCAGGCCGTGCGCGCCCGGGACGAGTTCCTCACCGTGGCCGCGCACGAGCTGCGCACGCCCCTCACCACCCTCACGCTCCGGTTGCACTCCCTCTGGCGCGACCTCCAGGCCGAGCCCGGCACACAGCTGGCTCGCAAGGCGATGGACCAGTTCGAGGCGATGCGCCGGCAGGTGAAGCGGCTCTCGGAGCTGGTGGACGGCTTGTTGGACGTGAACCACCTGGAGGGGGACCGGCTCGAGGTACGGGTGGAGCACCTGGAGCTGTGCACGCTGGCACGCGAGGTGGCGGACCGGCTCGCGGGCGAGGCCACCAGGGCCGGATGCACGTTGGAGGTGGAGGCGGAGTGTGAGGTGCCGGGCCTCTGGGACCGGAAGCTCCTGGAGCAGGTGCTGTTCCACCTGCTGAGCAACGCGCTCAAGTACGGTGCCGGCCGGCCCGTGCGCCTCCGGGTATCGCAGGTGGAGGGGTGTGCCCGGCTGACGGTGCGGGACGAGGGCATCGGCATCGCGCCGGAAGACGTGCCGCGCATCTTCGGCCGCTACGAGCGCGCGGTGTCCGAGCGGCACTATGGAGGACTGGGGCTGGGCCTCTACATGACGCGGCGGTTCGTCGAGGCCCTGGGTGGCACGGTGCGCGTCGAGAGCACCCCCGGGGCGGGCGCCACCTTCACCGTGGAGCTGCCGCCGCGGCCCCCCAGCGAGGAAGACGTCCGTGAGTAG
- a CDS encoding type II toxin-antitoxin system RelE family toxin, whose amino-acid sequence MRRPESLDKYTVEVSAAAWRQLAHLPLETYQRIREELDATAARLRPATPVPLPQKLIRTVETRSILVDGYAAVFEVDPDRRRLTLREIARRLP is encoded by the coding sequence ATGCGTAGACCCGAGAGCCTCGACAAGTACACCGTGGAAGTCAGCGCCGCCGCCTGGCGGCAGCTGGCCCACCTGCCGTTGGAGACGTACCAGCGCATCCGTGAGGAACTGGATGCGACCGCGGCCCGGTTGAGGCCGGCGACTCCCGTGCCCTTGCCGCAGAAGCTCATCAGGACCGTCGAGACGCGCTCCATCCTGGTCGATGGGTATGCCGCCGTCTTCGAGGTGGATCCCGACCGCAGGCGCCTCACGCTCCGGGAGATCGCCCGCCGTCTTCCGTGA
- a CDS encoding cupredoxin domain-containing protein, producing the protein MKKILLGALAALTLAAATPAAACDEHGKQGARPAHGGSAKAAAAPAGKNGVRTVELTVTSKGFEPSNVQVKAGHPVRLVVTRKTEKTCATEIILEDLGINQPLPLDTPVTVEFTPSESGTLRYACAMDHISGIVTIR; encoded by the coding sequence ATGAAGAAGATCCTGCTGGGAGCCCTCGCTGCCCTGACCCTGGCCGCCGCCACTCCCGCGGCCGCGTGTGACGAGCACGGCAAGCAAGGGGCACGGCCCGCGCACGGAGGCTCGGCCAAGGCGGCTGCCGCCCCGGCCGGCAAGAACGGAGTCCGCACCGTGGAGCTCACGGTGACCTCCAAGGGCTTCGAGCCCTCGAACGTGCAGGTGAAGGCGGGACACCCGGTCCGCCTCGTGGTCACGCGCAAGACGGAGAAGACGTGCGCCACGGAGATCATCCTGGAGGACCTGGGCATCAACCAGCCGCTCCCCCTGGACACGCCGGTGACGGTGGAGTTCACCCCCAGCGAGTCGGGCACGTTGCGCTACGCCTGCGCGATGGACCACATCAGCGGGATCGTCACCATCCGATAG
- a CDS encoding sigma-54-dependent transcriptional regulator, whose product METRGRVLVVDDKENILKLFARLLGDTYEVTCAEDGARALALVAAQEFDVVVSDVRMPGADGFEVLRAVKSRYPDTEVVMMTGYATVPDAVEAMRAGAFDYLQKPFLPDAPTELVARAMERRRLRLQAEGMGRKSPDAGFSFLGAVGRSAAMQEAHRLIEQAARLDITVLLTGETGTGKELAARAVHLNSARRERPFVAVNCGALPTELVESELFGHGKGAFTGAAQAKEGLFEEANGGTLFLDEVGDLPLNAQVKLLRVLQEKEVRRVGETRPVSVDVRVVAATHRDLRAAAAQGRFREDLFYRLNVFPVQLPPLRERKEDIPLLAAHLLDKHCKAMGRTLEGITPEALRTLMGYPWPGNVRELENALMRAVAVATGPSVTERDLPPEVRERQEGALPGAAAKQLPYRDALDLARDRFSREYLTALLRDYEGNVTRAAEHAGIERESLHRLLKRYSIRSDDFKPR is encoded by the coding sequence ATGGAGACGCGCGGACGCGTGCTGGTGGTGGACGACAAGGAGAACATCCTCAAGCTCTTCGCCCGGCTGCTGGGCGACACCTATGAGGTGACGTGCGCGGAGGACGGGGCTCGTGCGCTGGCGCTGGTGGCGGCCCAGGAGTTCGACGTCGTGGTATCCGACGTCCGCATGCCCGGGGCGGACGGCTTCGAGGTGCTGCGCGCCGTCAAGTCCCGCTACCCCGACACCGAAGTGGTGATGATGACGGGCTACGCCACGGTGCCGGATGCGGTGGAGGCGATGCGGGCGGGCGCCTTCGACTACCTCCAGAAGCCCTTCCTCCCCGACGCCCCCACCGAGCTGGTCGCACGGGCGATGGAGCGCCGGCGGCTGCGCCTCCAGGCGGAGGGGATGGGGCGGAAATCGCCAGACGCGGGCTTCTCCTTCCTCGGGGCCGTGGGCCGCAGCGCGGCGATGCAGGAGGCGCATCGGCTCATCGAGCAGGCGGCGCGCCTGGACATCACCGTGCTGCTGACGGGCGAGACGGGCACGGGCAAGGAGCTGGCGGCGCGGGCCGTCCACCTCAACAGCGCCCGGCGTGAGCGCCCCTTCGTGGCCGTCAACTGCGGCGCACTACCGACGGAGCTCGTGGAGAGCGAGCTGTTCGGCCACGGAAAGGGCGCCTTCACCGGCGCGGCCCAGGCCAAGGAGGGCCTCTTCGAGGAGGCCAACGGCGGAACGCTCTTCCTGGACGAGGTGGGGGACCTGCCGTTGAACGCGCAGGTGAAGCTCCTGCGCGTGCTGCAGGAGAAGGAGGTGCGGCGCGTGGGGGAGACACGGCCCGTGTCCGTGGACGTGCGGGTGGTGGCGGCCACCCACCGCGACCTGCGTGCCGCGGCGGCCCAGGGGCGCTTCCGGGAGGACCTCTTCTACCGGCTCAATGTCTTCCCGGTGCAGTTGCCGCCCCTGCGCGAGCGCAAGGAGGACATTCCCCTGTTGGCCGCCCACCTCCTGGACAAGCACTGCAAGGCGATGGGGCGCACATTGGAGGGGATCACCCCGGAGGCCCTGCGCACGCTCATGGGCTACCCATGGCCGGGGAACGTGCGTGAGCTGGAGAACGCCCTCATGCGAGCGGTGGCGGTGGCCACCGGCCCCAGCGTGACGGAGCGGGACCTGCCGCCCGAGGTGCGGGAGCGTCAGGAAGGAGCCCTGCCGGGTGCGGCGGCGAAGCAGCTTCCCTACCGGGACGCGCTCGACCTGGCCAGGGACCGCTTCTCGCGCGAATACCTCACGGCGCTGCTGCGCGATTACGAGGGGAACGTCACCCGTGCCGCCGAGCACGCCGGTATCGAGCGCGAGAGCCTGCACCGGCTGCTCAAGCGCTACAGCATCCGCTCCGACGACTTCAAGCCGCGGTAG
- a CDS encoding sensor histidine kinase, protein MQVPSGTARRLSLALAALVSLFVVSSVLVLVHMREIHSRLVEMQARQHAVRSALEVASAIRDSYAHQAHTLILGNASHLHFYETAANRVTRLTEEMKAQASEPEERAWVADIERAQKSLDTLFREALLPAVLAGRKEDMDREHGRALGLVSQMEERTDRLVSHFNRSVDSAEARVSELQSSAFQWTLFFLVGAPLLAIGVGVYIVRSVARPVARLREGAARLAAGDMHARIDIATPDEFGELARQFNAMTAALREHQERLVQSEKLAGIGRLAAGVAHEINNPLTVILGYVGMMKKKAEGSLREDLQVIEDEAVRSRDIVEDLLALSRPLPAEPEPVDLRALCEEVVERLRQGGQLRAVQVDVEGEARTAGHLTKLRQVVLNLIRNAVDACGEKGQVRVRLSQTEKGAEVHVEDTGPGLSVAARERLFEPFFTTKPSGTGLGLAISQSIVQAHGGNLEAAAGTGPGAHFTVWLPAMSPGRA, encoded by the coding sequence ATGCAGGTCCCCTCTGGTACCGCCCGACGTCTCAGCCTGGCCCTCGCCGCCCTGGTCTCCCTCTTCGTGGTCTCCTCGGTGCTGGTCCTCGTGCACATGCGAGAGATCCATTCCCGCCTGGTCGAGATGCAGGCACGACAGCATGCCGTCCGCTCGGCGCTCGAGGTGGCCAGCGCCATCCGGGACTCCTATGCGCACCAGGCCCATACCCTCATCCTCGGCAACGCCAGCCACCTGCACTTCTATGAGACGGCCGCCAACCGGGTCACCCGGCTGACCGAGGAGATGAAGGCACAGGCCTCCGAGCCCGAGGAGCGCGCCTGGGTGGCGGACATCGAGCGCGCACAGAAGTCGCTGGACACGCTCTTCCGCGAAGCGCTCCTGCCCGCGGTGCTCGCGGGAAGGAAGGAGGACATGGACCGCGAGCATGGCCGGGCGCTGGGGCTCGTGTCCCAGATGGAGGAGCGCACGGATCGGCTGGTGAGCCATTTCAACCGCTCGGTGGATTCGGCCGAGGCCCGCGTGAGCGAGCTTCAGAGCTCCGCCTTCCAGTGGACCCTGTTCTTCCTGGTGGGCGCGCCGCTGCTGGCCATCGGCGTGGGCGTCTACATCGTCCGCTCCGTGGCCCGGCCCGTGGCCCGGCTGCGCGAAGGCGCGGCGCGGCTGGCCGCCGGAGACATGCACGCGCGCATCGACATCGCGACCCCCGACGAGTTCGGCGAGCTGGCCCGCCAGTTCAACGCCATGACGGCGGCGCTGCGCGAGCACCAGGAGCGGCTGGTACAGAGCGAGAAGCTCGCCGGCATCGGCAGGCTGGCGGCGGGCGTGGCCCATGAAATCAACAACCCGCTCACCGTCATCCTCGGCTATGTGGGCATGATGAAGAAGAAGGCGGAGGGGAGCTTGCGCGAGGACCTCCAGGTCATCGAGGACGAGGCGGTGCGGAGCCGCGACATCGTCGAGGATCTGCTCGCGCTCTCGCGTCCCCTCCCCGCCGAGCCGGAGCCGGTGGACTTGCGCGCCCTGTGCGAAGAGGTGGTGGAGCGGCTGAGGCAGGGAGGCCAGCTTCGAGCCGTGCAGGTGGACGTGGAAGGCGAGGCGCGTACCGCGGGGCACCTGACGAAGCTGCGCCAGGTGGTCCTCAATCTGATTCGCAACGCGGTGGATGCCTGCGGAGAGAAGGGGCAGGTCCGGGTGCGCCTGTCACAGACGGAGAAGGGAGCCGAGGTGCACGTGGAGGACACGGGCCCGGGCCTGAGCGTCGCGGCACGCGAGCGCCTCTTCGAGCCCTTCTTCACCACGAAGCCCAGCGGGACGGGGCTGGGCCTGGCCATCAGTCAGAGCATCGTGCAGGCACACGGTGGCAACCTGGAGGCTGCCGCCGGTACGGGGCCGGGCGCACACTTCACCGTGTGGCTGCCAGCCATGTCGCCGGGGAGGGCGTGA
- a CDS encoding TolC family protein → MPGRLLAFALVLLSPLAASAQAQTRTSPTRSAPVQVLTADLTLERLLAEALESRPELHQAEVQARAARERVPQAGALSDPVLQVGIQNDGFDGLMIGEMEGSYFSIMASQALPFPGKRELRTEVARLGARAVSAQVVRVRLSIEARVRRGYLDLLLTRERLVLLERLQTLWKQSAEMARIRYETGEGAQSDLLRAQLELNRLRQRQLALLAEERGRVQTLNWLSGRPLDAPLPTTTRVRDLGMPELGDPEVAERDALERSPELAERRAWVEQAGQQMALARRERLPDFTVSAGVMPRGGDFPPMWQANVGVNLPIFSGRKQNRVMAESGAQSEAAARAVEVLEQELRLRVRERLIALAALRDTAAIYRDGLLMQSAATAESTLTQYRVGRASFASVLEANTGIIRDEEDYLLTLADAQRLAIAQAEVSLEPVASMGGGGQGAGGMPGAGSAPSAPARGAAPAGGAPGAAPSTSSSMSGM, encoded by the coding sequence ATGCCAGGAAGGCTTCTCGCTTTCGCGCTGGTGCTGCTCTCGCCCCTGGCGGCGTCCGCGCAGGCGCAGACACGCACGTCGCCCACTCGATCGGCCCCCGTGCAGGTGCTGACGGCGGACCTGACGCTGGAGCGGCTCCTCGCGGAAGCCCTCGAGTCGCGCCCGGAGCTGCACCAGGCCGAGGTTCAGGCCCGGGCCGCGCGGGAGCGTGTCCCCCAGGCGGGTGCCCTGTCGGATCCGGTGCTTCAGGTGGGCATCCAGAACGACGGCTTCGACGGCCTCATGATTGGCGAGATGGAGGGGAGCTACTTCAGCATCATGGCCTCCCAGGCGCTGCCCTTCCCGGGCAAGCGCGAGCTGCGCACCGAGGTGGCGCGGCTCGGCGCCAGGGCCGTGTCGGCGCAGGTGGTGCGCGTGCGGCTGTCCATCGAGGCCAGGGTGCGCAGGGGCTACCTCGACCTGCTGCTGACGCGCGAGCGGCTGGTGCTGCTGGAGCGGCTTCAGACGCTCTGGAAGCAGTCCGCCGAGATGGCCCGCATCCGCTACGAGACCGGCGAGGGGGCCCAGTCCGACCTGCTGCGCGCCCAGCTCGAGCTCAACCGGTTGCGCCAGCGTCAGCTGGCACTGCTCGCCGAGGAGCGCGGCCGTGTGCAGACCCTGAACTGGCTGAGCGGCCGGCCCCTGGACGCGCCCCTGCCCACCACCACGCGCGTGCGCGACCTGGGGATGCCAGAGCTCGGTGACCCGGAAGTCGCGGAGAGGGACGCGCTCGAGCGCAGCCCCGAGCTGGCCGAGCGGCGCGCATGGGTGGAGCAGGCCGGGCAGCAGATGGCACTGGCGCGCCGTGAACGCCTGCCTGACTTCACCGTGAGCGCGGGGGTGATGCCGCGTGGCGGCGACTTCCCTCCCATGTGGCAGGCCAACGTTGGCGTCAATCTGCCCATCTTCTCCGGGCGCAAGCAGAACCGAGTGATGGCCGAGAGCGGCGCCCAGTCCGAGGCCGCGGCACGTGCGGTGGAGGTCCTGGAGCAGGAGCTGCGCCTGCGGGTGCGGGAGCGCCTCATCGCGCTGGCCGCGCTGCGCGACACCGCTGCCATCTACCGCGACGGCCTCCTGATGCAGTCGGCGGCGACCGCCGAGAGCACCCTGACGCAGTACCGGGTCGGGCGCGCCTCGTTCGCCTCGGTGCTGGAGGCCAACACCGGCATCATCCGCGACGAGGAGGACTACCTGCTGACGCTCGCCGACGCGCAGCGCCTCGCCATCGCCCAGGCCGAGGTGAGCCTGGAGCCCGTGGCGTCCATGGGCGGCGGCGGTCAGGGCGCGGGCGGCATGCCCGGGGCGGGTAGCGCCCCATCCGCTCCCGCGCGCGGCGCCGCCCCAGCGGGAGGCGCTCCCGGTGCGGCCCCCTCAACCTCTTCCTCCATGTCGGGGATGTAG
- a CDS encoding efflux RND transporter periplasmic adaptor subunit, translating to MSLVTPPIPPSQPPARRRFGAAALIATALASAGLGGGVVHLLAHQDEAHDAHAVAPSATTTPGASEPAATKYQCPMHPSIVQDHPGKCPICGMDLVAMTPASASPGEPGTAAVEGLAPVTIDPSRQQLIGLRTAPVTEGRVGGTWRTTGRVAMDETRVRRVTLKVPAFVERVYVDFTGKPVRKGEPLFSVYSPELLAAQEEYLLALRTRQALSQTGGMATDGDALVAAARRKLQLWDIPQSTLERLAETGEATRSLTLVSPISGVITKKDVVEGARLEMGATPYEVVDLSRVWVLADVYESELRHVRVGMTATLQLKAFPNRVFAGKVAFLDPVLDPATRTLKVRLEFPNPDGDLRPEMFGEVVLRGTTREGLKIPADAVVPTGTTQVVFVALGDGRFQPREVRLGESDGKSVEVTSGLKAGEQVVTGANFLIDSESRLRASLAALAASSSGGAKASPAPSSPSADAPPAASGHGGH from the coding sequence ATGTCCCTCGTGACTCCACCCATCCCCCCCTCTCAGCCCCCCGCGCGCCGCCGCTTCGGCGCCGCGGCGCTCATCGCCACGGCGCTGGCCAGCGCTGGACTGGGCGGCGGCGTCGTGCACCTGCTGGCGCACCAGGACGAAGCGCACGATGCCCATGCGGTGGCTCCCTCGGCCACCACCACCCCGGGCGCCTCCGAGCCGGCGGCCACGAAATACCAGTGCCCGATGCACCCGAGCATCGTGCAGGACCACCCGGGCAAGTGCCCCATCTGCGGCATGGACCTGGTGGCGATGACGCCCGCGTCGGCTTCTCCCGGCGAGCCGGGCACCGCCGCGGTGGAGGGCCTGGCCCCCGTCACCATCGACCCCTCGCGCCAGCAGCTCATCGGCCTGCGCACGGCGCCGGTGACGGAGGGGAGGGTAGGGGGAACGTGGCGGACCACCGGCCGCGTGGCCATGGACGAGACGCGCGTGCGCCGCGTCACCCTGAAGGTGCCCGCGTTCGTCGAGCGCGTGTACGTGGACTTCACGGGCAAGCCGGTGCGGAAGGGGGAGCCGCTCTTCTCCGTCTACAGCCCCGAGCTGCTCGCGGCCCAGGAGGAATACCTGCTGGCGCTGCGCACCCGCCAGGCGCTGAGTCAGACCGGCGGGATGGCGACGGATGGTGACGCCCTGGTCGCGGCGGCCCGGCGCAAGCTGCAACTGTGGGACATCCCTCAGTCCACCCTCGAGCGGCTCGCGGAGACGGGCGAGGCCACGCGCTCGCTCACGCTGGTGTCGCCCATCTCCGGGGTCATCACCAAGAAGGACGTCGTGGAAGGGGCGCGCCTGGAGATGGGGGCCACGCCGTACGAGGTGGTCGACCTGTCACGCGTCTGGGTCCTGGCCGACGTGTACGAGAGCGAGCTGCGCCACGTGCGGGTGGGCATGACCGCCACGCTTCAGCTCAAGGCGTTCCCCAACCGTGTCTTCGCCGGGAAGGTGGCCTTCCTCGACCCGGTGCTCGATCCGGCCACGCGCACCCTCAAGGTCCGCCTGGAGTTCCCCAATCCCGACGGAGACCTGCGCCCCGAGATGTTCGGGGAGGTGGTGCTCCGGGGCACGACGCGCGAGGGGCTGAAGATTCCGGCCGACGCGGTCGTCCCCACGGGCACCACCCAGGTCGTCTTCGTGGCGCTCGGGGATGGGCGCTTCCAGCCGCGCGAGGTGCGCCTGGGCGAGTCGGATGGAAAGAGCGTGGAGGTGACATCGGGCCTGAAGGCCGGCGAGCAGGTCGTCACCGGTGCCAACTTCCTCATCGACTCCGAGTCACGCCTGCGCGCGTCGCTGGCGGCGCTGGCCGCCTCCTCCTCGGGGGGCGCGAAGGCGTCTCCCGCTCCCTCTTCGCCCTCGGCGGATGCACCCCCCGCCGCCTCCGGCCACGGAGGCCACTGA